The sequence below is a genomic window from Scatophagus argus isolate fScaArg1 chromosome 8, fScaArg1.pri, whole genome shotgun sequence.
AGCCCAATGCCCCTGCACCCCCGGATATGCAGAAGAAAATGGATTGATCGTGAATATTTGTGAAATACCAGTCACTGGGTTCGAttatattgaaaaaaaaacaccccatCTTAGTCAAACAGTAGTTTCATGacatacatgtatatttttttgaTATAAGTATAGCACTAATTGTGATTGGTCCTACCTCCAGAGTGTCCAGCTTCTGTATGAATTCTGGTCCTGGTACTCCAGTCACTTTCATGATCTGAGTCAGCTGGTCCATGTCTGGTAGTAATGGCGTTACAGTCAAGGATTTTTAATCTTGACGTGTCCTGATACTTTGATAAGCAAATGGTGGTTTACAAGCGTGTGCATAAAACAGAGTAATCATATGCATCATATgcaaaaaaagaacataaaacaagcagaaaaagtAATATGTAATACAGTACAACAGTGGCTGCATTGTATGCTGCCTGACGaaaagtgttgtgtttgctgcGTGTAATATAGTGTACCTACCTGCTTCTCATGGCCAATACTAATGAGGTAACtcgtttttgtttgtattttcaaaagAAGTTCATAACCTTTAGTTTACATACATGTGAATGCAAGAAAGTCTAAGATGTAGTGAATTTCCACGTCTGTACAGTGAAACATATGTCATTGTTGCCAGTTaagggaaaaggaaaatgaaaggaTACAGTCTTTCCCTTTGAAGAGAGTTTTTCCATTGATCATTTCTGCCATAATACAGCCCACAGACCAGATGTCCACTAgaataaacatgaaatgcaaaaaaacatcagtaaGAACCCGAGCAGAATACACATCACTAAGAGTGTTTTAAGTTAAGCTCAGTGCAATAGAAATGAGGAAGGTGGCATTCGTATGCCAGAGCAAAGTTCCTATTCATGAGAGACAGTGAAGAATctattgtattttttacattGAGGAATACTTGGTGAGTGATACAGCCCTATGAAGGGTGTCATCTTGCCAGAGTTTCTGTCCATTGTGTAGATGCTGTTTACAATATAAAAAAGCACTATCTCCTACAGAAACATAAATTCTGAGAAAGTCAGTTTCATTGCAGTGACAGCTCTTCGATCGTGTCTCAGCACTATCAGACAGCTGTCGGACACATCTGCATCAACTGCAAACAGATTTAGgaaaataatttattgtcaGGATGACACCCATCCTACCTAAAATGTCATGCAACGATGACAGGATTACAGAAAACTGTTGACCCATTAAGCACCATACAAGCCaccagtaaaagaaaaacaccccTGTAAGTGGACTCAGGATGCTTTCAcatgacaaaaaagcaaacagttacagttacagcacCGACAGGCTGACTCAGTACTGAGACAACAGCAAGGACAGAAGTAAGAGTGTGTAACAGCTACGATTGTCTTGCCAGTCTGGGTGTAGTGCATCCAGTTCAGAATGACCTCAGGTGCCCGGTACCAACGGGTCACCACGTAGCCCGTCATCTCTGCATCAGTACTGCGAGCCAACCCAAAGTCCAGGATCTGCATCGAAAGCAAAGAAACCAATCACAGTCTGGAAGAGGAACACTGTATATAACAAATATCTGtatgtttgctgtttgtctgaTATTGGgtttcatttttacatgcaaTGTTTTCATCAGCAACAGATGGTGTTTCCTGAATATTGCGAATTTTATAGCATATatcctgtttttttaattacattttacatactGGCTGATActattgtttttctgctgcagtggaCCTTTCTATCCAAGTACAAACCTTCAGTTCGCAGTCCTGGTTTACAGCCAAGTTTCCAGGCTTAAGATCCTGTAAAAGAAAATGAGCTGAGTGATGGTTACTCATTGTACATAGTGATTAACAACAAATTATAGAGTTTCTTCTGTGCTGTATCAAAAGTAGACTTAGTGCTTATAATCCCTGCAGCTCAGTCGCTTGCCTCAGTGCATCTGTGGGGATTTTAAACAGGTATTCAATGATGTGACTCAACTATACACTAAACTGGGGACTCACTGTAGCATTTGTCGAAAGTCATTCATAAAATACTGTGACATAACATGTGATAAGTGTGGCACTGTTAGTGAGTGGTGTTAACACTTTCACTGAATTAGGAATTAAGGGAGTAATAGCAGGGTAACACTTTAACGGATGACTGAATCATAGTGTGCAAGACCGTGTTTTCTactgtctgaacacacacacaaacacacagtcagctgatctCAAACAAATATTCAGTGCTGATCAACAATTCATCAATAGCTTTGTTAATAATTAACATAATTGAGAAAAAAAGCTCTATTGTCCAATATTTTTGACTTCATGTATTTTGACAATGACAAGAatgaacaaatgttttgtgttattttggtAAGTCTGCATTAATTGTGCCACTGAGATGTCCTCGAGATATCCaagcaataaaaagaaattaatgtCTGCCTGATAAAAACTGCTGTATTGCTGTAACCCTGGTTTCCTTACTcgaaacacacaaacacacccacgtGATTTGGCAGTGGCGCTAAATGGTGTGGCCTAACATCTCCAGAcgtgcagacacacatcagAACAGTCAACTCATACTACCTGTTGGGGCAGAGTTTGTTCTGACTCAATAACAACGGCAAGTTAAATCAACATTCCGGCATCTTTCTGTTACACGGGAAGAGGTGCACGTCTGCTATCAGGGCCAACACAAAGCACTGCGCACATTATAATTTCTTAATAATAGCTTGAATAAAGCCCCTTTCTTCAGCCAAGCTCTAATGTCAGCTCTCTACAGTTTCATTCGATTTGTACTTACCCTGTGGATGATTCCAGCCTTGTGAATGTACTGCAGAAAGGTAGAGAAAGGGTATGTagaacacattcaaaatgtatGCATGACAGGGCATTTATTTATGGTAGAttgagacagagaaacagtttgagacaacagaaacagtttttacatATGGCAtagagagaacacacacacacacacacacacacatacacacagtcatgtttccatcacttttgggaaCATTGCATAGACTTGCATTCATATCCTGGAGTCTTAACCACCACCTCACTGTagcaataaacattacctgcctcattctaacccttaccttaacctgaccttaaagcaactcttcaagtctaatatttaatgatttatgatatggggacttgcattttgtccccataagtaaggcaggtcctcacaatgtgactgtgtgaacagatttttgtccccataactACAGGATTACGTGtccacatacataaatacatacatgttaTCAAAGAGCACACAATGCTCTCTAACCTACAGTATAATTCTGGCATGAGTGTGTTACATGACTGACTAGAAACTTAGACCTGCTAAGTGTATGTTTCTGTGAGGCAGGTCTCCCCAACTTACCCTGAGTCCACAGAGCATCTGGTAGACAAGAAACTGGACTTTGTCTTCTGAGAGATGACCTCGCACCTTCGAAAGGTCTGTGAACATATAAGGCATCACCAGGTAGctgagaaagagagcgagagagagacagagtgagcaAGAGAGGAATAGTATGATTGTATGACCGCCTCTACTGAACGGTCCAGACACTCCATTAATAACACTATTAAACCTTTCACTATTCAGTCATGAAGACCAAACTAAACTAAAGCACAACAAAAGGCTGACctttgctgtctgctgtcacCCAATCTACACCCAATCAATGCTGTAATTCAGTTTGaaagaaataatcattttaCTAAATTCTTTCAAAAAGTATTCAAATACTAATTTTCAGTGCTAAATGAAATTAGTACATATTTCATCTTCATGTACTTTATAttaaaaagtgttatttttacatatttagGTTTATAGTTTTGTgacacactttgtgtgtgtgcagagagcaAGAAGATCATGACAGAAAACCATAACTGATTTTTCAACATTCCCCAGTGAGAACAATGATGAGAGTCTGTTTTATTAGCAACATATTTATCTTTCTTGATTTGAAAGCCACATCACgctaaaataaatatttagcaCAGATAACTTGAGCTCACTGTCAAACTGCTTACATTACTAACTAACCTGATACATTTTATGATGGGCTTATTTTTCCATATTAGTGTTCCTTCATCCTTTAGTTCTTGAATGATGCTGTATAAAAGCTTACtattgtgttttacattttacatgttcACTTTTTGTTCAAAGCCCATACCAGTCCTGAAAAGCTAATGGCCTTCCAGATCttgaaagttttaaaatattaatggcTCCACAATATACATTAGAATACAGTACTACATCACTTGAAGTATGACCTATATTTTAACCCTCAAGATAAAAAAGAATTGTTCCCAAACATTTTGCAGTGGGCTTTTCTTCGGGTGAATACTAAACACATAGGTCATCAGAGAAACTACTCACAAATCTTGCATTTCATCAAGGCTTGAGGCAGGTGTAAACACATTGAGAAGTCCGATCACCTAGTTGGAATGAAAGAGCCAGGTGATGACTATGAAGACCAAAAACACTCATTAAAATTACAGTGTGTTAAAAGGTAGTAGGCAATGTGCTCTACTCACATTTTCATGCTTCATGTGTTTGAGCAGTCGGAGCTCTCGGTAGGCTCTTTTAGCAAAGATCTCTGACTGGAATGGCCTGTGGAGCTTCTTGATGGCCACTTTCTCTTTAGTCTTCTCATTTATTGCTGAGCTGTGGTGAATAATGGAATAACTAGTCACTACCTTTGCATGTTGACTCTGCATGTGTCTTGTAGTTTCACTATAATTTCCCTCTTTTGAAGTCACAGCAGTGAGAAAATGACAAGGGAGTCTATTTTGAGGTTTCACTCTCGCAAGAAGTTTTGCATCGATGGAAGAACTGCTCGTGGGTCTCGTTCTCTAACTGAGTGGGGGGTCTGTGGTTTAGTGAGCGTACATGTAAATGTTTGGCAATGTGCATGTCTGCAGTGATCTGCAGGGCACCAAATCGTAGGAGGAAAGGCTTGTTAGGCTATTTGGAGCCACTTCCACcaacacacattacacacaccaCTTGTGCATAGTGCTGTGGACAACACTGATGCACTAGGGAAGGACATTAAAGTCAAttttacaaagacaaacatccaCAATAATTACTGTACATCTAACATATGTAGTAGTTATGCAGCtattaaatatatttctgtttatttgtttcttttcttccgATGTCAGTAGATTCCCTTGAGCCTGTCATGAGATATGTGCAGTTTGGCAAAATTACAGATAATGGTGGTGGCCTAGTTCATCAGATGGTGCATCTTTTAAAGGTCGTACATTTAAAGCTTTAACAGACCCGAGCACCCACACTATAATGCCTGGAACCCTGGTAACCATAGTAAGCAGGCCAATATCTGCAGCTCTGAAAGCAGAGGCACTAAAGTCTGCTACGAACGAGACACTTAATCGATTTCTTCCTTTCATCGTGAGGTATTTGATGACATGAACAGAAGTTTACATTCTATGATTACAAACATATTACACATGTGTTTTTAAGACCCATATCtaagaagaaatattttgtaattatacttattttatgtaaaataaatcaaagtagAAGAATTTAGTATTGACAGTAGTCATGTTGAGTATTTTTTGAATACTTCTGGGGGAACTTACGACTTCACCAGCTGCCAGCTACAGCGTTACAGTTATGTCGAGCCCAGTGTGTCCCACAGCAACCTTGTATATATAACAGTTGTAATTACACCAGCTGTTACACAATTAGTCCCATCTGACTTGGATTATTAATAGTGTAATATTAAAATGGACCACCTTTAGAATGTTATGAACTTTTTCAAAGGGCTTTAATAATTGGACACAACCAAGAAATCATACAATATCACAAATATATTGTATtccatttatatatttaatttcttATTCGTAAATCAATAATATTGAGTGATGTTGGGTGTGCTCGATATTTATTGCATTTGCTTAAAGAAACATGTGAACGACATAACAGCTACATGGTGCCATGTGTTTGCTTATGGTTTGAAACCTGATCCCCTGTATTGTTGTATAGCCGTTAAATTTTTGTACCTTGTATGTTACTACACATGTACTACACAATACATGTAAGACACATGAAATAAGGAAGAATATACTGAATGTTTAATGttgacatacacacatgtatgtgcatAGGTATTATGTAATATGCAcatgatgtgtttctgtggcttCCACATTATCACTGTGCCTTGTATTTAACTGTATACAGATATCAAAGTG
It includes:
- the mapk13 gene encoding mitogen-activated protein kinase 13; this translates as MEAQAHFSREEINSTVWEVPEKYTRLKQIGTGAYGSVCSAINEKTKEKVAIKKLHRPFQSEIFAKRAYRELRLLKHMKHENVIGLLNVFTPASSLDEMQDFYLVMPYMFTDLSKVRGHLSEDKVQFLVYQMLCGLRYIHKAGIIHRDLKPGNLAVNQDCELKILDFGLARSTDAEMTGYVVTRWYRAPEVILNWMHYTQTVDIWSVGCIMAEMINGKTLFKGKDYMDQLTQIMKVTGVPGPEFIQKLDTLEAKNYVKALPRYPRKDFSTLFPRASAMGIDLLEKMLVLDGDERPTAELALEHPYFDTLRDPEDFPEPTPYDDSHDNDTLTLDEWKRLCFREVKSFVPFPRRDSKRKNTLTMSP